From the Paraburkholderia sp. PREW-6R genome, one window contains:
- a CDS encoding acetyl-CoA C-acyltransferase: protein MAKQLQDAYIVAASRTPIGKAPRGMFRNTRPDELLVHAIRSAVAQVPGLDTKVIEDAIIGCAIPEAEQGLNVARMGALLAGLPQSVGGVTVNRFCASGLTALAMAADRIRVGESDAMIAGGCESMSMVPMVGNKPSLSPHIFDRNEDVGIAYGMGLTAEKVAERWKISREAQDAFSVESHRRAIAAQQAGEFNDEIAAYTITERFPDLATGEVKVRTREVSLDEGPRAETTLEGLAKLRAVFANKGSVTAGNSSQTSDGAGALIVVSEKILKEFNLTPLARFVSFAVRGVPPEIMGIGPKEAIPAALKAAGLKQDDLDWIELNEAFAAQSLAVIQDLGLDPSKINPLGGAIALGHPLGATGAIRASTVVHGLRRRNYRYGMVTMCVGTGMGAAGIIERL, encoded by the coding sequence ATGGCAAAGCAATTGCAAGACGCATACATCGTCGCAGCGAGCCGCACGCCGATCGGCAAGGCGCCGCGTGGGATGTTCAGGAACACGCGCCCGGACGAACTGCTGGTGCACGCCATCAGATCGGCCGTCGCCCAGGTGCCCGGACTCGATACCAAGGTGATCGAAGATGCGATCATCGGCTGCGCGATTCCCGAAGCCGAACAAGGGCTGAATGTCGCGCGGATGGGCGCGTTGCTCGCCGGCCTGCCGCAGTCGGTGGGCGGCGTGACGGTGAACCGCTTCTGCGCATCTGGTCTGACTGCGCTCGCCATGGCCGCCGACCGCATCCGCGTCGGCGAGTCGGACGCAATGATCGCGGGCGGCTGCGAATCGATGAGCATGGTGCCGATGGTGGGCAACAAGCCGTCGCTGTCGCCGCACATTTTCGACCGTAACGAAGACGTGGGCATTGCGTACGGGATGGGCCTGACGGCGGAGAAAGTCGCCGAGCGCTGGAAGATCAGCCGCGAAGCGCAAGACGCGTTCTCGGTCGAGTCGCACCGCCGCGCCATCGCCGCGCAGCAGGCCGGCGAGTTCAATGACGAAATCGCCGCCTACACGATCACCGAGCGTTTCCCCGATCTCGCTACCGGTGAAGTGAAGGTCAGAACGCGCGAAGTGTCGCTCGACGAAGGCCCGCGCGCGGAAACCACGCTCGAAGGACTCGCGAAGCTGCGCGCGGTGTTCGCCAACAAGGGTTCGGTGACGGCGGGCAACAGCTCGCAGACGTCGGACGGCGCGGGCGCGCTGATCGTCGTGTCGGAAAAAATTCTGAAGGAATTCAACCTCACGCCGCTCGCGCGTTTCGTCAGCTTCGCGGTGCGTGGCGTGCCGCCGGAAATCATGGGTATCGGGCCGAAGGAAGCGATTCCGGCCGCGCTGAAGGCCGCGGGTCTGAAGCAGGACGACCTCGACTGGATCGAACTGAACGAAGCGTTTGCCGCGCAGTCGCTCGCAGTGATTCAGGACCTGGGTCTGGATCCGTCGAAGATCAACCCGCTTGGCGGCGCGATCGCGTTGGGCCACCCGCTCGGCGCGACGGGCGCGATTCGTGCGTCGACGGTGGTGCACGGCCTGCGCCGCCGCAATTACCGGTACGGCATGGTGACCATGTGTGTAGGCACCGGCATGGGCGCCGCGGGCATTATCGAGCGCCTGTAA
- a CDS encoding enoyl-CoA hydratase: MTMDILVEHADGVLTIAFNRADRKNAITAAMYQTMADALVQAQGDVAVRAILIRGSAGIFSAGNDLEDFMKTPPMGEDAPVFQFLRAISSAEKPVVASVAGPAVGIGTTLLLHCDLVYAADSASFSLPFTQLGLCPEAASSLLLQRVGGYQAAAEKLLLGEAFDAAEAQRMGFVNRILPAAEVDAYAASQAAKLASLPASSLRVTKSLMKHASRQELSTQMSEEAVHFGKMLLAPEAREAFKAFFEKRKPDFRQFD, translated from the coding sequence ATGACAATGGATATTCTGGTCGAGCACGCCGACGGCGTACTGACGATCGCCTTCAACCGGGCCGACAGGAAAAACGCAATCACGGCCGCCATGTATCAGACCATGGCCGACGCGCTGGTGCAGGCGCAAGGTGACGTCGCGGTGCGTGCGATCCTGATTCGCGGCAGCGCGGGCATTTTCAGCGCCGGCAATGATCTCGAAGACTTCATGAAAACGCCCCCAATGGGCGAAGACGCGCCCGTGTTCCAGTTCCTGCGCGCAATCAGTTCAGCGGAAAAGCCCGTGGTGGCATCGGTGGCGGGCCCTGCAGTGGGCATCGGCACGACGCTGCTGCTGCATTGCGATCTCGTCTACGCAGCGGATTCGGCGAGCTTTTCACTGCCGTTCACGCAACTCGGCTTGTGCCCGGAAGCGGCGTCGAGCCTGTTGTTGCAGCGGGTCGGCGGCTATCAGGCGGCGGCGGAAAAATTGCTGCTCGGCGAAGCGTTCGACGCCGCCGAGGCGCAGCGCATGGGTTTCGTGAACCGTATCCTGCCGGCGGCGGAAGTGGATGCGTATGCCGCGTCGCAGGCCGCGAAGCTGGCGTCGCTGCCGGCTTCATCGCTGCGAGTGACGAAGAGCCTGATGAAACACGCGAGCCGCCAGGAATTGTCGACGCAGATGAGCGAGGAGGCGGTGCACTTCGGCAAGATGCTGCTCGCGCCCGAAGCGCGCGAGGCGTTCAAGGCGTTCTTTGAAAAGAGAAAGCCGGATTTCCGGCAGTTCGATTGA
- the fdhD gene encoding formate dehydrogenase accessory sulfurtransferase FdhD yields the protein MNDLDTAGQPGAVEREVRRHRGDTVETVSDHVGQEWPVALVFNGISHAVMMCTPRDLEAFAVGFAISEGIVERGSDIHDIEVELYDDPELPHAEVQLQVVQQAFVALKEKRRALAGRTGCGVCGIESIDLLDLTPERVPDTGFLQRLAPDAIARAARELPEHQALTRLTGGLHAAAWCDASGAIRYAFEDVGRHNALDKLIGQLVLDRVDSQQGFVFLSSRASYELVRKAARVGVPMVATISAPSSLAIAIARKAGVRLVSFCREKSYVDYDTWQPTQATAQ from the coding sequence TTGAACGATCTGGACACAGCCGGACAGCCCGGCGCGGTGGAGCGCGAGGTGCGCCGGCATCGCGGCGACACGGTCGAAACCGTTAGCGACCACGTCGGTCAGGAATGGCCGGTGGCGCTCGTTTTCAACGGCATTTCGCACGCGGTGATGATGTGTACGCCGCGCGATCTGGAAGCGTTTGCAGTGGGATTCGCGATTTCGGAAGGCATCGTGGAACGCGGTAGCGACATTCACGACATCGAAGTGGAGCTGTATGACGACCCCGAACTGCCGCACGCCGAAGTGCAGCTACAGGTCGTGCAGCAGGCGTTCGTCGCGTTAAAGGAAAAGCGCCGCGCATTGGCCGGCCGAACCGGCTGCGGCGTGTGCGGGATCGAGAGCATCGATCTGCTGGATCTGACTCCCGAACGCGTGCCGGACACCGGCTTTCTACAACGGCTCGCGCCGGATGCGATTGCGCGCGCCGCTCGTGAACTGCCGGAGCACCAGGCGCTGACGCGGCTCACCGGCGGCCTGCACGCCGCCGCATGGTGCGACGCGTCGGGCGCGATTCGCTACGCGTTCGAGGACGTCGGGCGGCACAACGCGCTGGATAAGCTGATCGGCCAACTCGTGCTGGACCGCGTGGATAGCCAGCAAGGTTTCGTTTTTCTGTCGAGCCGTGCCAGTTATGAACTGGTGCGAAAAGCCGCGCGCGTGGGCGTGCCGATGGTCGCGACGATCTCCGCGCCGTCGTCGCTGGCCATTGCGATTGCCCGCAAGGCCGGCGTACGGCTGGTGAGCTTCTGCCGCGAGAAAAGCTACGTCGACTACGATACCTGGCAGCCGACGCAGGCTACGGCTCAGTGA
- a CDS encoding nitrate reductase associated protein, whose protein sequence is MGLSEAPILFDFEVASSENFTYIPMSVRFNLDRFGLRISLAQWQMLPLEDRKLLARFPVDEDAEIEPNFDHALFEMLRTHANMEPEWFTPEEAPAWRRTDSVPQGVAHQAELAGLAAPSVARWADLDPFRRYVLAKLSRKPEANHDFIPAMREFGAAG, encoded by the coding sequence ATGGGACTCAGCGAAGCACCGATCCTGTTCGACTTCGAAGTCGCGTCGTCCGAGAACTTCACGTACATTCCAATGTCGGTCCGCTTCAATCTCGACCGTTTCGGGCTGCGCATTTCACTGGCTCAATGGCAAATGCTGCCGCTTGAAGACCGTAAGCTGCTGGCACGATTTCCTGTCGACGAGGACGCGGAAATCGAACCGAACTTCGATCACGCGCTGTTCGAAATGCTGCGCACGCATGCGAACATGGAGCCCGAGTGGTTCACACCCGAAGAGGCGCCCGCATGGCGGCGGACCGACAGCGTGCCGCAGGGCGTCGCCCATCAGGCGGAACTCGCGGGTCTTGCCGCGCCGAGCGTCGCGCGTTGGGCCGACCTTGATCCGTTCAGGCGCTATGTGCTGGCCAAGCTGTCGCGCAAGCCGGAAGCGAACCACGACTTCATCCCCGCGATGAGGGAATTTGGAGCGGCCGGCTAG